From the Tachyglossus aculeatus isolate mTacAcu1 chromosome 21, mTacAcu1.pri, whole genome shotgun sequence genome, one window contains:
- the LOC119941893 gene encoding leucine-rich alpha-2-glycoprotein-like, with the protein MPANRRRYPGDVGTGVRRVPTGLPPAPCSGRPPLLVLALALALTQALPLPQEAGCPSGCRCSTSPNASSVVCRSLEVPSPAPLPISTTHLSLEMANVSELAEGLLQGLPGLQELHLAGNRLRALPSGFLAPVPGLLVLDLTNNALARLPEGLFASAGALTHLALKGNRLSALPPAWQGALRALRWLDLAENGLRELPAAAFRNLSALRALDLSHNGLCQLPPGLLDGLARLERLDLAGNRLRALAEATFAPVPGLRFLFLQGNRLSDLPAGLLRPLRGLDTLDLANNSLARLPPGLLDEARRLGEEFGQGLDLSGNPWHCDEALAGLYGWIRQHGRRMFALRDTLCASPKARKGKQLAEVATAP; encoded by the coding sequence ATGCCCGCCAACCGCCGCAGGTACCCGGGCGACGTGGGGACGGGGGTGCGGAGGGTGCCAACGGGGCTCCCTCCGGCCCCCTGCAGCGGTCGCCCACCTCTTCTGGTGCTAGCCCTGGCCCTGGCGCTGACCcaggccctgcctctgccccaggAGGCCGGCTGCCCGTCGGGCTGCCGCTGCTCGACGTCGCCCAATGCCAGCTCGGTGGTGTGCCGGTCACTGGAGGTCCCCTCGCCCGCCCCGCTGCCCATTTCCACCACGCACCTGTCGCTGGAGATGGCCAACGTGTCGGAGCTGGCCGAGGGCCTGCTCCAGGGGCTGCCAGGCCTGCAGGAGCTGCACTTGGCGGGCAACCGGCTGCGGGCCCTGCCTTCGGGCTTCCTCGCCCCCGTGCCCGGCCTGCTGGTCCTGGACCTCACCAACAACGCCCTGGCCCGGCTGCCCGAAGGCCTCTTCGCCTCCGCGGGGGCCCTGACGCACCTGGCGCTGAAGGGCAACCGCCTCTCCGCCCTGCCACCCGCCTGGCAAGGGGCCCTCCGTGCCCTGCGGTGGCTCGACTTGGCGGAGAACGGGCTGAGGGAGCTGCCCGCCGCGGCCTTCCGCAACCTCAGCGCCCTCCGGGCCCTGGACCTGTCCCACAACGGCCTGTGCCAACTCCCGCCGGGCCTGCTCGACGGCCTGGCCCGGCTGGAGCGGCTGGACCTGGCCGGGAACCGGCTGCGGGCCCTGGCCGAGGCCACCTTCGCCCCCGTGCCCGGCCTGCGCTTCCTCTTCCTGCAGGGCAACCGGCTGTCCGACCTGCCGGCCGGGCTGCTGAGGCCGCTCCGGGGTCTGGACACCCTGGACTTGGCTAACAACTCCCTGGCCCGGTTGCCCCCGGGCCTGCTGGACGAGGCCCGGCGGCTGGGCGAGGAGTTCGGCCAAGGCCTCGACCTCTCCGGCAACCCCTGGCACTGCGACGAGGCCCTGGCCGGACTCTACGGCTGGATCCGCCAACACGGCCGCCGCATGTTTGCCCTGCGGGACACGCTCTGTGCCAGTCCAAAGGCCCGCAAGGGCAAACAGCTGGCAGAGGTGGCCACAGCCCCCTGA